The genomic region GTGCGGCGGGGGCTCCAGATCGAACCGGTGCGCAGCTCCTCCAGGGAGGCCAGCGTCAGATCCTGCCCCTCACGCAGATCGAGCGCATCCAGGGGCAGCGTGATGGTGGTGCGGAAGAAGTGGGCGTCGCGTTGTGGGTTGCGGTGCAGAAACCAGAAAGCGAGGTCTTGCGCCTCCCAGCGGATCTCCTCGCGCAATTCGCGCCGCAGGGCCTGCTCCGGGGTT from Synechococcus sp. MW101C3 harbors:
- a CDS encoding NUDIX hydrolase; this translates as MSVEVALAMAEQQGRWLLQLRDDIEGIVYPGTWGLFGGHLDPGETPEQALRRELREEIRWEAQDLAFWFLHRNPQRDAHFFRTTITLPLDALDLREGQDLTLASLEELRTGSIWSPRRTETRPLAPSLQRAVEKLVEEGWVP